The Acropora muricata isolate sample 2 chromosome 5, ASM3666990v1, whole genome shotgun sequence genome includes a window with the following:
- the LOC136917623 gene encoding uncharacterized protein yields the protein MAKFLLIVVLLILDFQFLSHASAQWTKLNKSPVCFGAKGNQFGRFTYNGNIFVNTFMLVHRSGKVTCNRSHYSYWGCTPNSSRLEAILTDDNNKILAPPASKVNGGGKYTLAGFTSSTCALVFPAYKKPQCIFSNSGLRLWHGEDLKGHTEGDNGGRTCADVYALLV from the coding sequence ATGGCCAAATTCCTGTTGATCGTAGTTCTGCTGATTTTGGATTTTCAATTCTTAAGTCATGCTTCCGCTCAGTGGACGAAGCTCAATAAGTCGCCCGTTTGCTTTGGTGCCAAAGGAAACCAGTTTGGTCGTTTCACCTACAATGGGAACATCTTCGTGAACACATTCATGCTTGTTCACCGCTCGGGAAAGGTGACGTGTAACCGAAGCCACTACAGTTACTGGGGCTGCACACCAAACTCAAGTCGCCTCGAAGCAATCTTGACTGAtgacaacaataaaattttggcTCCACCAGCATCCAAAGTAAATGGCGGAGGAAAGTACACTCTAGCAGGTTTCACCTCTTCAACTTGTGCCCTTGTGTTTCCAGCATATAAGAAACCTCAGTGCATATTTTCCAACTCGGGGCTGCGTCTTTGGCATGGAGAGGACCTAAAAGGCCACACCGAGGGTGACAACGGCGGGCGAACATGCGCAGATGTGTATGCGCTGTTAGTGTAA